A window of Daucus carota subsp. sativus chromosome 2, DH1 v3.0, whole genome shotgun sequence genomic DNA:
TTTGGACCCTTGAAGGTGTGATTCTTTTTTAATCAATTTCTGaatgatttgttttatgttaGTGAAATTTTGTTGCTATGAAGTTAATCGTGGAATGAATTAAAACAAATTAAGTTTAAATGCGATGAACGCCTAAGTTAAAAAGAAATGCCGAAAAAGGAATACAACACGGAAATTCATTTGGGAATTGGGCTACGCCATAGTCGGCTGCTGGCATTGAAGTCTTGTGACACTCATTGCTGGTTTGCTGTCATCCATCGTGTGTCTCAACTCTCAAAGGTGTGAGGCGTGTAGTATTTAGGTCCTCCCAAATTGTTACATTTTGGTTCGCATTTTCCtggcatttttatttttgtaaaggGAAGGTGATGcgtataataattatattattccaAGAGTTTTTACCAATCAGATTGTCTAATCGTGCTAGTAGAATGTAAGACCTGTTAACATGGATTTGAGTTAATCTAGTGTAGGTAACTTAGACAGAATGGTTTGATGAGTGGTGCACTGAATTGACTCTTAGAAGTACTCTGATTTATAGCATACTATATGTTTTTGTAGTTTCATAGAGTGAAGTAAATAGGTGATTCAAATAGTTTTGAatctaaaaaatgaaaagtgAATCTCTCAGTTgggtggggtggggtgggggTTGGAGATGGTGTGGAGGCTAATTACAGTATAAAATGGATTGTAAATATGTGTAATCTTATCTGAAAGTGATTGCATAATATTTTACTTCATTACTACGGAACAATGGGATATCTGTGTAGTCCCATAAACAAGAGCTTTGAACTTTGATTACATTTTCCTATACATCCTCTACGTTTGCTGATTTATATTGCTGTTTACTCTTGGCGATATCTTAGGTATAGCCTAAAGAGTAAAGAAACATCTCGAGTATAGGTCATGAAAGTATTGAATGCTTGTTTATTTCACTAGTGCAAAAATAAAAGTTGGGTTTTATTAAATGAAACACTTGTGACACTGACTAGGAATCTCGATACCATCACAAGCAGTCAATTCATATTAAATCTCATTTTACTTTTAATATAATCTTTTTTGTGTTTTATGAAGTTCATGAAGTCTGTGTCCCTGTTATCTGTTTGATTACATACTCTAATTAATTTTGGGTTTTTTTAGCTAAAGAAGCTTCCTGTATGAAGTAATTAGCCAAGAACTATCAGTttctattaatttgaaataaatactAAAGTATCTAAAGAAGGTGACATCACATGAAATAATCACGCTGTTCACCCTGCtcttaaatcttttttttttccaccaATTCCTGTCAAGATTATTTCTTTTTAGAGTTGTGATTACTAATCATGTTTGACTTAAATTGTAGAGTCTTCATATTACTTCTACTGTAGCCATTTACTTTTCATCTTAACATGTATATTCGATTGTCTGGCACAGCATGGTCCAACACACTCCAAATTATATTTCAGCTTAGACGGCTTAATTGATAAGCTATGTTCTATTGGATATATACTACTTCCATTGCTGCATCCTGCATTTTGTATCAACATATTTTCTGTTAAAATCTTGACCAACAAACTACTCTTCTTTTGAGTTTCGGCTGTAATTACCGAACTTAGAAAGTTGCTGCCGATGGTCCAGCACATTATGATTTCTATTTACTTGTCATTTTGCAATTTTTGTTTTATGGGTTGCATCTTGCTTTTTTGGAATTTCCAACAGCTTACTCTATCACAAGCATGGGTTTTTGTTTCCTTTTCTAGATTCCTGACCGTGACTTGCCGAGACGGCTGCATTTGTCGGCAGTTCAATTGCATGTCGGGAGAATGCTCTAATGATGCAACATCAGGCGGTGCTATGCTAAGTTATAACTAGGAAAGAAATCAACTTGCCAAGCAACTTTTTGAGAATGCAAGCGGCATTAACAGAATGAGATTCACGAACCATTTTTGTATTAACTTTCAGAGGCATTTACCAaattgtttatttataaaatgtgtAAAATACGTGTTTCTCCTAGGCTTTAaagattgattattttttttttgaaaggatcTTTAAAGATTGATTATATGCCACAGATTGCATGTAATTATAGGCTGCAAACGGTGTTTATTCACTTTTTTACACCTTATAAAATGGCGTGCATACTATCAGCTACACCTTGTTTCCCACAATATTTGGTTTAGGAAATAATTTCTTGTCCAGTATGTTTAAAACTTATAAAGTACATATGAATTATGATTGCTAATTTCTAATCTTTGATACGAGTATATCAAGTCGTTTTATGTTAGCTTAGTACATGAAAAAACACTCAATTATCAATTGGCTACAGCCTAAAGGCCATTGTATAATATGGTGAGTCTGGAAATTAATCTGTACTTGCAAAGTTATCATCTACATCAGGGTTAATAAAAAATGGGCGATTCATGTTTTCAAAGGAACggatgaataaaaaaaattaaaattgttccATGTACAAGTTTCCTTGTGCTTGATATCAGCTTCTTTCTATTTTCAGACTACAGGTCACTCCTCAGTCCTCACTTCACAAGTTCTTACCACGATTTCATTACACAAGTTCATACATAGATGGGTTTGTCACCAATTAcagattaaatattaattattcttgTCACTTGTCTAACTTTCCCCAAGTTttgaattcataaaaaaaatcacctCCCCTAATCACACAACAGGCGACAAGCCTTGAGCCTAGAAAACAGAAATTTGTTCTTAGTATTGAATACAGGTTAATAGTAATGAaggttaatatataataaaaatgcaGGGCACACTGCACACCTGAAGATCTTTTAGCATCAGGCAGCAACTTTATACTATTCTAATATGCAAACAAGACAGAAATTCTAATAGAACCCCCTGAGTTAATTCTATTGAATATATGGTACACAAATAGTATACATGATGCATTAATTCATTCTATCAATATTTTACTTGTTCTGGAATGCTAGACCACAGAGACCTGATATAAACACACATTAAGATATATCTTGGAAGCTAAAACCAGAATTTTTTAGGAAGAAGTGCAATAGTCTAGTGGTGGTCAAATCTTCACCCATTGATATGTATAAAGCAAAGCAAGCAATTTGGGGTCACTTTTACAAGCAAACTACTCAACTTGACATTCAATTACCCATATTATCAAATGACAGGCATAGATAACTCCAAAAGATTTGTATACCAAACCGGTTGTGACAGAATTTTATGTCAGTACATCTTATGGCAATTAATAAAGATAGACTAAAGGTAAGGAATCTTAATCATCATACTTCAACATTGACCAACTCATACTCAACTAGAGACAAATTGTTGTCTTCTTTAACCTCAAATTTCGCAGGTTCAGTGACTTCAACACGGCCCCACTTGTCAACAGCTAGCCTCATAGAACCCTTAAACATGTCAATCTTAGAATTCCGTATGATAACTGTTGTTCCGGGCTTCATCAAGTCAACTGCAAAAAAGCAAGACACCTTTACATTAACAAGAAATACTGACctatataatgataataaagCATTATGAAGAGAAGTTATGCCATTATGTAGTGTACGTTTCTCATTGCTAGGCAAAGTTACAACAATCAACTAtgaaatttaacaaaattttacaaaatgctGATAAAAGTGAGTCGCCTACAACATGAGTAAAAATCAACACAAATTTGTGTACACTACCATCAAATATAAAGAAGTAGATATAAAACTAACTGGTAAAGGTCACTTGTACATTTAACACTTGTACAAGTTCGTGCATTAAAAACATTTTATAAGTCAATAGTACATAATAGACATTACCCACGCCCACATTTCTACATACAAGACATACTAGTTGAACTTCGATGGTTAGGAACCAATGGCATGGTCAAACTTAGATGGTTTTGACTACTGGTTCTACTGAGATGGTCAAAAGATGCGAAAATGTTTATTTTCCTAGTCCTAGCTCCAATTCAATGACATAAGCTCAACTTGTTCATCTACAATACACTTGCGAACTCGTTCTAAGTTTCACAACTAATCTACTACTTCTATATAAACTTGAACTCAAGTGCATTGAGCAAAACCTCAGGCTCAATTTTGTGCACTGTTGCATAGACTTTGTAAAGGCTGCATATGAAAATCACTGCTTCCAGTTATCCTTATGCATAAAAGAAAAGTATGCACTGACAATATTAGTCATTGGCCTCAAACACTTCCTTCCCCTaacataaacatataaatagTTCTGTGCCTAGTCCCTTATATAGGGACTTCAAAATTTTCACATGCATCTCAAAGTGCATGATATAAtgctataaattttatattaccttttcttttttatttcatatacatatcctgctttaaaaattttcatgttTATACATTTAaagttcaaaatatatataatcattaataTGTTTACTTAtataatactataatataaCTACTTTTGAAAATGCTTTGAGATGCATGCAAAAAATTCAAACTGCAATATACAAGGGAACAGAGGAGTAACATCTCTTAATAATATAGTTAATCTCAGGCTTTTGTAGTAAATGAAGGGTATAGCAAATATATTGCATAGCTTCGGTTTAGAGCGTTAAGAAAAACTATAAAACCGCTATACATTAccaacaaccgaaactgaaagcACATTATCGACTTCTGATACCTAAGCAAGGATATAGCAAACATATTGTATAGCTTtagttgttaaaaaaattacagagGTGCTAGACAAAACCACCAATCAAAACTTATAAGATACTAATACCTATAAGATGCCACTCTAAGTAATATTtgaaacaataatattttacacacacacacacacacacaaacacttcTTCATTATTATCCTTGTTTTAAGAAATTATTAGCTCTACTACAGTAAAGACCTTAGTACAATTTAGTTATACTCTCGAACAGTTAAAAAATCAACATTCATGTACACAAACACTCACACGCCGTCTAAACACTAAACGTAAAAAATATGCACATCAAACACACCTAACTTTGGCAACATTATTATTACGTAACAAATACgcaaacaattacaaaattcCACGCACTGACACAGACATTGCCAATCTACAGTGACAGTAATCGACATAACATACGAGCAGACAAAAGAATCTAGATCTAGCATTCACCGAATCAAAACACGACAACACATCCAAACCACAAAATTcatcaaacacaaacacaaacacacagaCAAAATGCTATCAAGAAAGGGATAGAAATAAAGACCTTGGTCATTACGAGCAGTGAAGAGAATAGAAGCAGTGTCATCACCAATTAGGCACTCAGCGATGCGAGTATTGCCGGAATTACGGATCGATTTCTTGTCGAGAACAGTGGTGGAAGACACGACTTTGACGGTGAGATTGTGGCCTTTCGTGCCGGGTTTCAGATCGTTTACTTTCACGAACACAGGCTTTCGCTTTGCGGGCACGCTGGCGGCTCCTTCTTGTTGTTGATTAGTGTTCGTCGTCGCCATTGAAATTGATGAAATgtgaaaccctaaccctaattttGATTTCGCCTAATTGAGGATGTGTGTGGCTTTCGAGATTGTTTTGTTTATATAGCACTGATTTTAAGTAAAAGACGAAGTTTCCATTTTAAAAtgacttaattaccaaaaaaactatataactaTCGTGTTTTTTTCAGTTTAAccataatagtatatttgttgcaggataatgcaagtaactttaaaaaacttattttaaaaacccATTCTCACTAGTTCATAACCATGGTTAAGTTAAAATTAAGATGAGTGCCACATATATTATCAAGTTATTAATGAAATTATTTGGTACAtgggttttattaatacttttacTATCTCATTAAGGGTCAAAATCCTAATTCACGATCTACACTAACACAGAGCGTACTAAAATTTATGTTCGAAGGCGACGATGTTAGTGTGACTTTTTGGAACCACCGTCTATCAGGTACTGTATATCGATTATTTATCATgcgatttatattaatttatatcaaattgataattttatttaagaaaaaatagatttttccGTCACCaaacttattgtgtatttagaaacttagcaataaattatgatttatttgtcactggtgttaggttcggattttttttgtcactgatgttagattcggatttgattatcaacactatattattctttttagcattattaaaatattgtggTAGTTTGCAATATTTTGGTGATCTGATGACGAGAGttttacacgcattttaatacttctaaaaaatttagtttgataaattattttattattttttctaaataaaaatttatcacttgaatttttatacacaaaaagaaaatgtaaatatagCTGACTTTTAatgtatgtataataaattatgtaaaattttaaaattaaattaaaaaaattgatgtctTATGTGACATTCATGTCAGCTATGAATTAACTATGGTTAAAGATTCATTAAAATTGGGTTATGTCAaattgattttgtatacttagTTGCATTACTCTGCAACAAAAACAgttttatggttaaaatgaaaaaatcacataagtttaatagtttttttggtaattaagtcttttaaaattgaaaaagaaaactTACCTCGTCTCGTTTCATCAATAAAATTTGGTAAATTggagtataaaattttaattaatgtatataaatttcacatttttttaCTCTAATCAAGAagaacttattttaaactcagctAAATGGCCCCTTCATGTTGCAGCAAACCGAAGTAGTAACATTATTTATTCTCGTGGAGTTTGGATTTTACAATTGTAAGAGGTAatgtaataacccggattttaaaaatatttttattaatattataaatgattttcttaaaaagaaaggaataagatttaatattttattccagtttaatgagttttcaaggttttatatttaaaccccgggttattgtgttattgataaataattgtaatttcaaaatggattttcatataaaaattctgtatgaatattatgtgagtatatgtgttatgtgatgaAGTGGTAGtggtgaatttgtttgttaattagttatgattaattattaatattatatgattaatatatgaatttttgtgaattttgtgttatccAGTTTATTGAGctgactgctcatatgtgttcgtatctgagagatttcaatttctatatgctcaggagaaaatatagtttatttggatattttcatatcgatttatggaatgttagttgattttataatcgatttacggatttaattgcgtatatttatatttattgattaattatttgacttccgtaaaaccgtccactcgtaacgaggtagcaaattttctttccggaagtttcaacaaaactcacctttagcctaatttgaatattccggacatttttcgtgttttgactttttcgatccggagtacggttttccccgtagtcggtccggcggagtttttcgggtattgtaattgttgataattatccagtttgtctcgataaacgtgaaccgagatattttcttcatccttatcatgtaataattgcagtgggacccgcagaccaataattgagttaaaaagccccgttttgatgattatcttgaaaactagtaccgattggaccccactttcttaatataaagctattaaatacgtattttcatgtcataaacgatccaaaggggtaccaattatttgtaagtataaatatacctttctagagcttattttcacccgtaaaatcatttcaccagtttctccgCACGATaatcgagagaaaccgagcggtgttcttcgtgttcttcatattcaaacgaggatttgaaggtgttattggaatccgatggaggcgtatgaatagtcaaaacgaagatATCGATGCGTAGAATCAAGTTTAATCATCTGTTTGTGTGCAGATTCAACAGGTgaattgttattaattttacaaatttcgAAATATTATGagttaaatagtgaatttttgaaaacgtgtttgtttgattgtttggaTGATTCCACGTTGTAGagcatgtttttctcgtcgttttggtatattatatgtcaaaAACGGAGTTCGATAACATATAGAAAATGAGGTTTAATCTTCAAAAGTcatgttcttggtgttcttgaatATTGGCCGGAAAATTTTGAATTCTTGCCGGAGAATCACTTCGGCTTAACCTGGGTAGATGTTAAAGCTATAAAAATGTTCCTGGAGATGAGTAGAATATGTGTATATGATCATTTGTGGTGTTGGAGCCGTAATGGAGGTGCCGGAATCTGGAAAACGGACGTCGCCGGCGTCCGTTCTTCGGATTTTTCCGGCTGATTCGAGAGCTTCCAGCATGATTTAAGAGTGTAATCATGTTTTTGAGTGGTTGAAGGACAGATCTGGAGTTTTTGGGGATGTGGGGTGGCCGGGAACGCTAGTTCCGGCGAGAGCAGGGGTGGCCGGCGGCAAATTGCCGTTTGGCCACCCAACTTACGAAAATGGTGAAGTTTTGATACTGGGGTTTCAATTCTGACGAATTGACCCCTGTAACTTTGAAAAGTTACACTTTACACCCTTGCCAGAAACTTTCAAaaacttacaaaataaaccttttgatttaatttttaaaaattgttttatttaattattttaaattccaaaaatagtttttaattatttctttatttaaaaataaatctaaattgatttattaattaattttaattagtaattaattattttaattagtcaattaatttaaatattaattgattaattattttaattaattattaattgattttaattgattaattaattggatttaattaatcctttttgatttaaaaattccgaaaaatagtttcgagctttgaaatatttttctaaattatgttcaaggctcGACAATTGTTTATGAATAATTTCAAGTCCAGTTTTGAGCAtccggacttgattatttatttgaaaaatgattcttttatccgttttaattccgaaaaaatgtttaaaaattccagaaaattcccgaaaaatcatttttaacccaagagttgatttgatatcaatcggggtgggaaaccttatgtgtaatgtgttgtctgctattggttggatgtgttatgtgccgataggagagtgagaaaactgttttgagcataacttttgatccgtaagtcggaatcaagtgaaacgaaagagagacagaagcttataaagtctagtttgatataacataatattatgatggagtcgagaatgtgaataatttttgttaaatgtgcaaatggtgattatatgttatttgattgctattaattgatgagtacgtgatatatatgtctattcctgatattatatatgtgataaatgacttatatgacatagtgtcatgatttgattaatattgGATAAGAACATATGGATTATGGTgattggatttggttggttgattgttgatggAGATAGGATAACatgtggatagtctaataaatagacgagatgcTGTCAAATTTTCGATAGGACTTATATGATAACtgatttgtgatatgttatgtggaatatgacttgactatatggtagagtcaaagcatgatacgtgttaagtgatatgtgataagtttaaaggggtatataagtgggtatcgatatgcGTGATATGTATATACGATCGATTGATtagtgat
This region includes:
- the LOC108209004 gene encoding uncharacterized protein At4g28440 translates to MATTNTNQQQEGAASVPAKRKPVFVKVNDLKPGTKGHNLTVKVVSSTTVLDKKSIRNSGNTRIAECLIGDDTASILFTARNDQVDLMKPGTTVIIRNSKIDMFKGSMRLAVDKWGRVEVTEPAKFEVKEDNNLSLVEYELVNVEV